In Risungbinella massiliensis, a single window of DNA contains:
- the folD gene encoding bifunctional methylenetetrahydrofolate dehydrogenase/methenyltetrahydrofolate cyclohydrolase FolD — protein MAKIIDGKAIAQEVRNELKGKVADLTHKGITPGLTVILVGNNPASEVYVRGKIRACEEVGIRSELISLPAEVSEADLLLKIKELNKDDQVHGILVQLPLPNHISESNVIETIAYQKDVDGFHPESVGRMVTGLETFLPCTPHGIMELLSRTGVDLNGKHAVVVGRSNIVGKPMALLLQQQNATVTMCHSRTVDLPSFTRQADVLVAAVGKVGLITKEHVKEGAVVIDVAMNRDVEGKLCGDVLFDEVSEVASAITPVPGGVGPMTIAMLLKNTVISAERVLQQV, from the coding sequence ATGGCAAAAATAATCGATGGAAAAGCAATCGCACAAGAAGTACGCAACGAGTTAAAGGGAAAAGTAGCAGACTTGACACACAAGGGGATTACTCCTGGATTAACCGTTATTTTGGTAGGGAACAACCCGGCTTCAGAAGTATATGTAAGGGGAAAAATACGGGCGTGTGAAGAAGTTGGCATTCGTTCTGAGCTAATATCATTACCAGCAGAAGTGAGCGAAGCTGATTTGCTTCTCAAAATAAAAGAACTAAACAAAGATGATCAAGTGCATGGTATTCTCGTGCAATTACCACTACCAAATCATATTTCAGAGTCAAACGTGATTGAAACAATCGCATATCAAAAGGACGTAGATGGATTCCATCCTGAGAGTGTAGGACGGATGGTAACCGGGCTTGAAACCTTCTTACCATGTACACCGCATGGTATTATGGAATTACTTAGTCGGACAGGCGTCGATCTCAATGGAAAACATGCAGTCGTCGTAGGACGGAGTAATATTGTAGGAAAACCAATGGCGCTCTTACTTCAACAACAAAATGCGACGGTCACGATGTGTCATTCTCGTACCGTTGATCTACCATCGTTCACTCGGCAAGCAGATGTGCTCGTTGCAGCAGTAGGGAAAGTGGGCTTGATCACCAAAGAACATGTGAAAGAAGGCGCAGTGGTGATCGATGTTGCGATGAATCGTGATGTGGAAGGGAAATTATGTGGGGATGTTTTGTTTGACGAGGTGAGCGAGGTAGCGAGTGCAATCACTCCGGTACCTGGTGGAGTAGGACCGATGACAATTGCGATGTTGCTCAAAAATACGGTTATATCTGCTGAACGTGTACTTCAACAAGTGTAA
- a CDS encoding Ger(x)C family spore germination protein, with protein MRKWIRAFCIILLVCTSGCLPTYTIEDIQIMQAVGYDYVDEESISGTASVGVYTPSEGQASLEGETFHVIGRNTREIQRKMNLESPRPLVNGKLSVVLISDQLAQRGFREIIDSYAREPDISRKMYLAIVEGNTKEMLEGDYKLTQSVTQYIKNQLDQNLERNFPTTNIHEFLNAYFGKGKDPFLPLLSTKGNKIEISGFAVFKDDQLIEKIHSKSFLLKTLIEGFETGAYDASVENDLISFDNIGSAVHIGYSKSKGTPQFQIKVKIKGQYEEAKNKSFVKTTDIKGLEKQVKKSLEEELTSLVRHFQEIKVDPLGLGNIARSQDRNWNEKTFYQQYPKIPIKVDVDFQLLEIGIIDDGKEYK; from the coding sequence ATGCGAAAGTGGATTAGGGCATTTTGCATCATTTTACTTGTTTGTACTTCAGGATGTTTGCCTACATATACCATAGAGGACATTCAAATCATGCAGGCTGTTGGATATGACTATGTAGATGAGGAATCGATCAGCGGAACAGCTTCTGTTGGAGTATATACACCAAGTGAAGGTCAAGCGTCACTGGAAGGTGAGACGTTTCATGTTATTGGACGTAATACCAGAGAGATTCAGCGGAAAATGAATTTAGAGTCACCACGTCCTTTAGTAAATGGTAAGTTAAGTGTTGTGTTGATTAGTGACCAGTTAGCACAGCGAGGGTTCAGGGAGATTATCGATTCCTATGCTCGTGAACCTGATATTAGTAGAAAAATGTACTTAGCAATCGTAGAAGGAAATACTAAGGAAATGTTAGAGGGAGATTACAAACTAACTCAATCCGTTACGCAATATATTAAAAACCAACTGGATCAAAATTTAGAACGAAATTTCCCCACTACCAATATTCATGAGTTTTTAAATGCATACTTCGGAAAAGGAAAGGATCCATTTCTTCCTCTGTTGAGTACAAAAGGAAACAAAATTGAGATTAGTGGGTTTGCCGTTTTTAAAGATGATCAATTAATTGAAAAAATACATAGCAAAAGCTTCCTTCTGAAGACTTTGATAGAGGGATTCGAGACAGGTGCATACGATGCCTCAGTAGAAAATGATCTCATTTCGTTTGATAATATTGGGTCTGCTGTACATATTGGTTATAGCAAATCAAAGGGGACCCCTCAATTTCAGATTAAAGTAAAGATAAAAGGCCAGTATGAAGAGGCAAAGAACAAAAGTTTTGTAAAGACAACCGATATAAAGGGATTAGAGAAACAGGTTAAAAAGAGTCTAGAAGAAGAATTGACTTCCCTTGTCCGGCATTTCCAAGAAATAAAGGTAGATCCTTTAGGTTTGGGTAATATTGCAAGGTCACAAGACCGAAACTGGAACGAAAAAACATTTTATCAACAGTATCCTAAAATCCCGATTAAAGTTGATGTTGATTTTCAGTTGTTAGAAATCGGTATTATAGATGATGGCAAAGAGTACAAGTGA